From one Dermacentor variabilis isolate Ectoservices chromosome 3, ASM5094787v1, whole genome shotgun sequence genomic stretch:
- the LOC142573847 gene encoding uncharacterized protein LOC142573847 — protein FSIKTHKPEWPLRIIVSEGGTWQKSVGLFLQRKLKLLAVDDPFLTKNSEEVIGYLKTHGFLELLSMYLRSTFSKWDGSVYLQKQGICIGSCIAPILSDLYLVRVNRIMDAKLENSNVKKVYRYVDDYLVLLDPSPCGEMFFEGHQLCWAYEPRAKKPLLPFSSGHSKLVKRGIAKSALMNALRRSCPHKCLSSFMAQVDRLKQAGFPQHIITAVAEGLLKTTKRGRQDEESTLRGNTRIGNNANVSVIFSAPIKLSNLCKASYCGSEKPSCRTNHKERYVHCVNNIVYELPLSCGKKYIGQRGRCLNDRLREHANDLCACCVFLALGLH, from the exons ttttcgaTCAAAACCCATAAACCAGAATGGCCACTGCGTATTATAGTGTCGGAAGGTGGAACTTGGCAAAAGTCCGTAGGGCTTTTCCTTCAACGCAAGTTGAAGTTGCTTGCAGTGGATGATCCTTTTCTGACCAAGAACTCGGAAGAAGTAATAGGGTACCTGAAGACGCAT GGTTTTCTTGAACTATTGTCCATGTATCTACGCTCGACATTCTCCAAGTGGGATGGAAGTGTTTATCTTCAAAAACaaggaatttgcattggttcctgtaTTGCGCCAATTTTAAGTGACCTTTATCTTGTTCGTGTAAACAGGATAATGGATGCCAAATTAGaaaactcaaatgtaaaaaaggtgTATAGGTACGTTGACGACTACCTTGTTCTTCTCGATCCAAGCCCTTGCGGGGAG ATGTTTTTTGAGGGACACCAGctgtgctgggcatatgaaccaagggcgaaaaaaccgctactgccattttcatcaggccactctaagttggttaagagggggattgcaaagtcagccctaatgaatgctcttcgccgctcatgtcctcacaagtgtttgtccagttttatggcgcaagtggatcgcctgaaacaggccggtttcccgcagcacatcatcacagctgtggccgaaggtctcctAAAGACCACAAAACGCGGACGACAGGATGAGGAGTCCACTTTACGGGGAAATacgaga attggcaataacgcaaatgttagcgtcatcttttcagcgccaatcaagctgtccaacttgtgcaaggccagctactgtggttctgagaagcccagttgccggacaaatcacaaggaacgctacgttcattgtgtgaacaatatcgtgtatgaactgcccctgtcctgcggcaaaaaatacatcggccaaaggggaaggtgcctaaatgacaggttgcgtgaacacgcaaatgat CTTTGCGCGTGCTGTGTCTTCCTGGCGCTCGGTTTGCACTGA